The following is a genomic window from Clostridium sp..
AATCATACAATTACCCCCTTGGTATTATAAAATTTAATATTAACAACTTAATTATATCATATAAGTTGTTAATTGTCATTATAAGTATAATTCAAATTATTATTTACATAGTATATAGAATAATCTATACTGATTATGATTTAATAAAAATAATATTTTAAATATATTGAAGGGAGATTTATTTAAAAAATGTCATCAAAATATATGACTAAACCCATATATCAGAAGATTGCAATTGATATAGCAAATAGAATAGCAACAGGAGATTTTTCCGTAGGGGATAAACTTTATGGACGATCATCTCTTGCCGGTCATTATAATGTTTCTCCTGAGACAATCAGAAGGGCAATTATTCTTTTAAATGATATGAATATAGTGGAAGTAGTAAAGGGAAGCGGAATTATTATTAAATCCGTAGAAAATTGTTTAAAGTTTATAGAAAAATTTAAAGAAATAAGATCAATAACTTCAATGAAAAAAGAAATACTGGATATATTGGATCAGAAGAATATACTTGAAAAAAAAGTTGAAGTGAAAATTAACGAACTTATAGATTATTCAAATAGATTTGCAAGGACAAATCCTTTTGTACCTTTTGAATTTCAAATATATGCCGGACTTAATATTGTTGGAAAAACTATTTGTGAGAGCAAATTTTGGCAAAATACAAATGCAACTATAATAGCTATAAGAAGGAAAGAAAAATTGATAATTTCTCCCGGACCCTATGCTACATTTGAGGAAGAAGACACCTTTATAGCAGTAGGCGAAGAGGAGAGTTACGATAAAATTAAGAAGTTTATTTATAATGTATAGCAAATGCATGCCAAAGTCATATTTTTTTGCATAAAAAAATATGACTTTGGCAATACAATAATCCAAATGAGTATTATCATGTTGTTGAAGCCTTTTTTTTATGAAGTTATTTAAGTCTAAAATTTCAATACTTGTAATTAGGCTGAATAATTTCACAAACTAGAAAGGCAATTGTATATATAAACTTTGGAACAAATAGATAAATATTTTATCTAATATGTTAAAATTCCTCATATAATAATTTTCAGATAATTAATATAAATACAATAAAAGAATTTATGCGATAAAATTATTCTTTTCCAATAAAATAAAAAGAAGGTATTCATGCATATTTTACTAGAAAAAGTAATGAGTGAATTATAATCCTACTAATTTATCTATTATGAATTTATCAATAAATAGATAAAATCGATAAAAATGTATTAAAATTAGCAAAATTATATTTGAAATATGCTTGAGAGTTGCTTATAATATTAAATAAAATAATTAAAGCATACTTGCTTTGCTGTATTGCATAGATTTTATATGAATTGATTTATGCAATTCGGAATGACCCAATTGCTGCAAAAATATTTATGGATTATATTTTAGGAGGTTTATTTGAAATGAGTTTTAGAACTGAAAGTGATTCTATAGGAATTAAAGAAGTGCCGGAGGATGCTTATTATGGAGTTCAGGCTTTGAGGGCATCCGATAATTTCAATATTACAGGACTAAAAATGCACCCGGAATTTGTAAAAAGTTTAGTTCAGGTTAAAAAGGCTTCTGCAATAACAAATTGTGGAATTGGAGCATTGGACAGTAAAATTGGACATGCAATTGTAGAAGCATGCAATGAGATAATTGAAGGTAAATTTAGAGATCAATTTATACTAGACCCTGTTCAAGGTGGTGCAGGTACATCCATGAATATGAATGCAAATGAAGTTATAGCCAATATAGCTATAGAGCTTCTTGGAGGTGAAAAGGGAAATTATAATATTGTGAATCCCAATGATCATGTCAATATGGGACAGTCTACAAATGATGTTATACCAACATCAGGTAAAATTACTACACTTAGATTGGTATCAAAAGCTATAAGACAATTAAATGAATTGTACAGGGTATTGAAAGAAAAAAGTGAGGAATTCAAGGATGTTATAAAAATGGGAAGAACTCAACTTCAGGATGCCGTCCCAATTACACTTGGACAGGAATTCAAGGCATACAGTGCCGTAGTAAAGAGGGATATCATAAGAATAAAAAGAGCATCCCAGGACATGCGGATATTGAATATAGGAGGTACGGCTGTTGGAACCGGAATAAATGCTGACATGGAATATATAGAGGAAATTGTCCCCAACCTGTCTGTAATTGCTGGAATAGAATTCTGTCAGGCAGACGATTTGATAGATTCCACTCAAAACCTGGATGCATTTTTAAATGTGTCTTCGGCAGTAAAAACATGTGCGGTTAATCTATCAAAGATATCCAATGATTTAAGACTGTTGTCTTCAGGCCCGAGGACTGGAATCGGGGAAATAAACCTCCCCGCAGTACAAAATGGATCATCCATAATGCCGGGGAAAATAAATCCTGTCATACCTGAGGTGCTGAATCAAATTGCATTCAATATAATTGGAAATGATGTTACAATAACAATGGCAGTAGAAGCCGGTCAACTTGAATTGAATGCATTCGAACCTGTTATATTTTACAATTTATTTGAATCTCTTGAAACTTTAAGCAATGGGGTAGGAACGTTCACGGACAACTGTATCAGGGGAATAACCGCAAACAAGGATAAATGCAGGCAGCTCTTAAATAATAGTGTTGGAATGATAACTGCACTTTCGCCTTACATAGGATATAAAAGAGCTGCCCAGGCTGCAAAAAAGGCTATTAATACGGGAAAATCCATAAAGGATGTAGTGCTTGAAGAGAAAATTTTAAAGGAAGAAGAATTTGAAAATTTTATAAACCCTTATGATATGATAGAACCACGATATATTAAAAAAGCAGTTGAAAAGTAATATCCAGCAAATAGTTATAAATTAAAAGATTGAGGTGTCATAAGTGAAACAATTGTCTATCAGACCGGAAATACACAAATTCAGTAATTGTAAAGAATTTATAGAGGAATTTAAAATTGGGAAAAGAGATCTAATAATTACAAGCAGGCATACCTATGATTCTTATTTTTCAAAATATGAACTGGACAGCAATTTTATATTTATCAGAAATTACGGCAGCGGTGAACCGAGCGATG
Proteins encoded in this region:
- a CDS encoding TrkA C-terminal domain-containing protein produces the protein MSSKYMTKPIYQKIAIDIANRIATGDFSVGDKLYGRSSLAGHYNVSPETIRRAIILLNDMNIVEVVKGSGIIIKSVENCLKFIEKFKEIRSITSMKKEILDILDQKNILEKKVEVKINELIDYSNRFARTNPFVPFEFQIYAGLNIVGKTICESKFWQNTNATIIAIRRKEKLIISPGPYATFEEEDTFIAVGEEESYDKIKKFIYNV
- a CDS encoding aspartate ammonia-lyase, producing the protein MSFRTESDSIGIKEVPEDAYYGVQALRASDNFNITGLKMHPEFVKSLVQVKKASAITNCGIGALDSKIGHAIVEACNEIIEGKFRDQFILDPVQGGAGTSMNMNANEVIANIAIELLGGEKGNYNIVNPNDHVNMGQSTNDVIPTSGKITTLRLVSKAIRQLNELYRVLKEKSEEFKDVIKMGRTQLQDAVPITLGQEFKAYSAVVKRDIIRIKRASQDMRILNIGGTAVGTGINADMEYIEEIVPNLSVIAGIEFCQADDLIDSTQNLDAFLNVSSAVKTCAVNLSKISNDLRLLSSGPRTGIGEINLPAVQNGSSIMPGKINPVIPEVLNQIAFNIIGNDVTITMAVEAGQLELNAFEPVIFYNLFESLETLSNGVGTFTDNCIRGITANKDKCRQLLNNSVGMITALSPYIGYKRAAQAAKKAINTGKSIKDVVLEEKILKEEEFENFINPYDMIEPRYIKKAVEK